TGTTCCACCTCACTCATGCTGCGCTCTCCTCATCACGTTGGGTCGTTGGGGATGACAGCTCAAAGCTGCCCACCTGGGCGAACGTCTGAACCGTTTTGCCGATCTTCTTGCCGCTGCCGTTCAAATAGGCCTGCAAGTAACGCCGGGCGCTGGTGATCCGCTCCAATTGCTGCATCTTCATGCCCTCCAACGGCCCGCTGATGGCCTGTGCATCGAACAGGGACAGCGCTTCATGCTTGAGAGCGAGGTACCACTGTCGGTGAATGCCGGGGGAGAGCGTCGGCGTTGCGGTTTCATCGCGCAGCGTCTCGCCCATCATGCGCAGCGCCTTGAAGAACGCCAACTGGGTGGCTTCGAAGAACTGGGCATCGACCTGACTCATATCACCCTTGGCATCTTCCGGGCGTTTGAACCAGGCACGCTTGAGCTGGTTGCGCAGGGTCCAGGTAAACTCCGAAGCCAGATCGACAAAACGTTTGACCCAGTCGCGTAGTATCTCCTGATGCGCTTCGGGCACCCCTACCAGCGGCATTTCCACGCTATACCAGCCGCGCGGCTTCATGTTGTCCATGTCATAGCCAAACACCCAGAGTCGGGCGCGCCGGAACAGCGCCTCGAACGTTTCACCGTCGTCACGTGCGGCTTGCACCATACGGTACTTGTGCAGGTGGTGAGTGACCACGCGGGCGGGCAGCGCTCCGCTGACGGCTTCATCTTCCAGCACCAGCCCTGGCCAGTGGCGGTAGCCCAGCCCGCCGGGTTGCCCCTTGCTGGAGAGCGGTAGTTCATCGAGCTTTTTGGGATTGAGACGGCGATAAGGTGTGAGCGGGTGCCGCCAGGGGCCGTCGTAGTTGGCACCCTGCTTCTTGGCACGCAGACGGCGCACCGGGTGCGACGTCTCCCGGCCGCAGAGATCGCAACACCCCGGCGTCTCGTCGAACAGCAGCCGGTAGCGCCGCGGCATCGACCAGAAGGCGTGTAGTGGGTGCACTTGTTCGGGCAACACCTCGGTGCCCTTCTTGTCGCTGATGCGGGTCTCGGTCATCCAGAAGAACAGCTTGCCATCATCTGCTTTGGGCGGACGCCACGTTTGCCCCGGCTGACCCACCGCGTCGGCGGGCATCACATTGGGCCAAAGACGATGCCATAGCGGCTTGGACTCGTCTTCCGGCAAGATCAGGGTGGTGAGCGGTCCGCCACCACGCAGCCCGACCCGAATGCCGGCCCCACCAGCGGGTGCGTTAATCTGCATGGTAAAAAGCGCCAGCGCCGCGCACTCGGGGCAAACGGTCTCTACCCGGCCGCGCTTGACGAAGAAATCGGTATTGTTCTTGATGCCGTTGGCACCGGGCGAGTCGATCAACAGGCCGGCGATCGGCGCCTCCTTCACGTCTTCCAGCGGGTCCAGGTCCTGCATGAAGCGTGGGCCATCGCCGTCGAGCACGAACGCCGCTGCAAAAGGCGCCAGCGCTTCATCGAGCGCCGCCACGCTGGGCGGTATCTGGTAGCGATCCAGCCAGGCGTCGGTATCCTCCGGCGTCATTGCTGTCTGCAACAGCGCAATCAGAAACTGCCAGGCTGCGCCCTGGAAATCAGCTCGGGGTAGTGCTAGATCGAGCACCTCGGGGTCGGCGAGGGCCGAAGGTGGGCGATATTCGATTCGGCCATCGCGATGTCGAAAGGGCAACCAGGGTTCTGTCAGTAGATTCATGGGCATCCCTCGAAAAAAATGGGCTGACTCATTTACAGAGCCAGCCCCATGCTTAGTTCAATTTATCCACCTCGTTGCTGTTTGTGGTAACCGGCGACCCGACAACGCGAAAGCTTTTGATGTCGATGACTCGGCCACTGCCGAAGTGCAGATAGAAACGAAAGAACATAATGCCTCCTTGGCATTGAATACAATTGGAGGCGACGACCGCTTGTGCGTTAACACCAAAAATATTAGCCTGTCGTTGCGAGCAACAAGCACAGTTCGGTGATTCGTCGCCGTTCTGTCCTCTTACATATAATAAGGTGCTAAGTGCCATCTATAGCAAGTCCAATTGCACTGCAAGAGACATAGACCCTTCTACACGGAGCTGGTATCATTGTCAAGCAAAGTGCTTTTCACTACGACAGTGGTGATGAACCTGTGCTTAGCGCCAGCTAGGCAAGGCCAAAAAGGCGTTCCCCACACGCGTGGGGATTTTTCGACGTTTCCCCACTCTTGGCCCTCATCGCGAGGGCGCTCCCCACACGCGTGGGGATTTTTCGCCTCGATGCTCAGCCACCGTGCCCTGCACGACGCGTTCCCCACACGCGGGGGGGTTTTCCTACTGGCCTACTCTCCTAAGCTCACGCCCCACTGCTCATCGTAACCACACTTGTTATCCTCTTCCGGCAGCCAGGGCTGGACAAAGCGCAGCCCACGGTGGCGCTGCTGCAGCGCTTCCCACTGCTCGGTATAGTGCCCCGGTAGCGCGGCGAGTTTCTTGACCTGGCTCTCCCTTAGGCGGCATCGGCTCAACCGATCGGCGTGCCGGTGGTCCTCTGCCCAGAGCACCAGCGTCTCGCCCTGACGCTTGAGTAGCGCCACTTCGAGGCTCCGCTCGTCGCTAAGCCGAGTCCCGAATTCGCGCTCCTCCTGCCAGGGGTCGAAGTCGGCATCAAGGCGGTAGCCCGCTTCAAGGTTCAAGGCATTGTGGGTGGCCAGCGAGACCGCCAGCCTGTCCATCCCCGTTCGCTCGAAGTGCGCCTGATCCAGCGCCTCGGGAATATCATCCACCGGGAAGGAGTAGACACTCTCGATCAGCGTCCGCGCTTCGCCGGGCATGGTAATGGCGCGCAGCTTGCGCAGCACACGCTGAGTCAGCCAGATCAGCGACGTATCCTTATATACCGCCTGGGTGCCGCGGTGCGCCTGGCTTAGCCAGTCCGCCCTGGGATGCGCGTCCCATTCGGGCGCGAGCACATGCAACACAGGATCAGCTCGCTCACCGCGCTGGTGGCGCTGCAGGCGCCCGGCGCGCTGAATAAGTAAATCGATGGGGGCAATGTCACTGACCATTCGGTCAGCATCGCAGTCGAGACTCTCTTGAAAAACCTGCGTCGTGACAAGCACTTGGCCGCGTCTTAACGGAGGCGTTGAGTCTTTGCCAAACCTGCGGATAACCTCCGCTTCAATTCGCTGGCGGTCCACCATCGCAAATCGGGCATGGAAGAGCAGGCAGCACTCGGGCTCAGGATGGCGCTCAAGTAGCTGTTGGAAAGCCCGGATGGCGTCGTCGACGGTATTGCGCACCCAGACGATGCATTCTCCCGCCTCCACCGCCGCCAGCACGCACTCGATGGTCTCTTCTTCTCTCTCCAGCCACTCGATGGCCACGCTACGCGTGACTTCCGAGCGGGCTGCGACGGGGATCTCCACGGGGGCACCCTCCCCGCAGTGGGTGAGCAGCGGATAGTCGGTTTTCTCGAGCGAGCTGGGCTCCGCGCCCAGTCCATGACGCCAGGCCGCTACCAGCGCCTCACGCATGGCGTGGGGCAGCGTCGCCGTTAGCAGGATAGCGCTACCGCCCTGGCGCGCATGGTGGGCCAGCAGTTGGT
This DNA window, taken from Halomonas sp. TA22, encodes the following:
- the casA gene encoding type I-E CRISPR-associated protein Cse1/CasA; amino-acid sequence: MNLLTEPWLPFRHRDGRIEYRPPSALADPEVLDLALPRADFQGAAWQFLIALLQTAMTPEDTDAWLDRYQIPPSVAALDEALAPFAAAFVLDGDGPRFMQDLDPLEDVKEAPIAGLLIDSPGANGIKNNTDFFVKRGRVETVCPECAALALFTMQINAPAGGAGIRVGLRGGGPLTTLILPEDESKPLWHRLWPNVMPADAVGQPGQTWRPPKADDGKLFFWMTETRISDKKGTEVLPEQVHPLHAFWSMPRRYRLLFDETPGCCDLCGRETSHPVRRLRAKKQGANYDGPWRHPLTPYRRLNPKKLDELPLSSKGQPGGLGYRHWPGLVLEDEAVSGALPARVVTHHLHKYRMVQAARDDGETFEALFRRARLWVFGYDMDNMKPRGWYSVEMPLVGVPEAHQEILRDWVKRFVDLASEFTWTLRNQLKRAWFKRPEDAKGDMSQVDAQFFEATQLAFFKALRMMGETLRDETATPTLSPGIHRQWYLALKHEALSLFDAQAISGPLEGMKMQQLERITSARRYLQAYLNGSGKKIGKTVQTFAQVGSFELSSPTTQRDEESAA